A section of the Paralichthys olivaceus isolate ysfri-2021 chromosome 14, ASM2471397v2, whole genome shotgun sequence genome encodes:
- the lrrc18a gene encoding leucine-rich repeat-containing protein 18, giving the protein MPKGKEAKGTKVTLKAAKKAIRMTLDGRHRLTLSNMGITIFPKCLLKLTNVDELDLSRNLIRKLPDNFGNFSSLRWLDLHSNKLESVPESIGNLVVLTHLNLSNNFLTSAGLPSTLGSLTSLTYLNLGMNKLDTLPPTMAALGNLQDFGLFDNHFINLPDFLHVLKHLTKLNMKQNPLSYIQEDGEETRQKKSEPEEVYLVSENKLCRPYLRRCKEQRKRLTGQGSDLIEEKRIRTYAGLMVPNSVAAINQDVWRIRAVELLQ; this is encoded by the coding sequence ATGCCCAAAGGAAAGGAAGCTAAAGGGACTAAGGTCACCCTCAAGGCCGCCAAAAAGGCGATACGGATGACACTAGACGGACGACACAGACTGACCCTTAGCAACATGGGTATAACCATCTTCCCAAAGTGTCTCCTCAAGCTAACCAATGTAGATGAGTTGGACCTCAGCCGCAACCTGATAAGGAAACTCCCAGACAACTTCGGGAACTTCTCATCACTCAGATGGCTTGATCTGCACAGCAACAAACTTGAGTCTGTGCCAGAGTCAATCGGTAACCTGGTggtgctgacccacctcaacCTCTCTAACAACTTCCTAACCTCGGCAGGTTTACCCTCCACTCTGGGTTCTCTCACCAGTCTGACGTATCTCAATCTGGGGATGAACAAGCTGGACACTCTACCTCCCACTATGGCAGCTCTAGGGAATCTCCAAGATTTCGGTCTATTTGACAACCACTTCATCAACCTACCAGATTTTTTGCATGTCCTAAAACACCTCACCAAATTGAACATGAAACAAAATCCTCTATCGTATATTCAGGAGGATGGTGAGGAGACGcgacaaaaaaaatctgagccAGAGGAAGTGTACCTAGTATCTGAGAACAAGCTGTGTAGGCCATACTTAAGAAGATGTaaagagcagaggaaaaggCTTACAGGACAAGGAAGCGATTTGATCGAGGAGAAAAGGATAAGGACTTATGCAGGACTGATGGTGCCAAACTCAGTAGCTGCAATCAATCAGGATGTGTGGAGAATCAGAGCGGTGGAACTTTTGCAATAA